GCGCCGTGGCGAGTGCGTGCGGGTACGGCGACGGGGACCACTTCACACGGTCCGGCTGGATCACCGCGTTCCTGCTGGCTGTGCTCACCTTCGGCGGCGGGCTGGCGGTGCGCGGGCGGTCCCTGCCGCGGGTCGTGACCGGCCTGGGCACGATCAGCTATTCGGTGTACCTGGTGCATCCCGTGCTGCTGACGGTCATCGACAGCACGGTCGGCCGACGCCGCCAGGACGACCTCGTGCTGGAAGCAGCCTTCGTCGCCGTGCTGCTCCCGCTCTGCCTGCTGACCTACCGATATATCGAAGCTCCCTGCCAAGCCCGGGGCCGCAGACTGGCACGCCGGCTACAGCTGTCGTGACCGGCCCCGCGGGGTTCAGGGAGGCCGGCGTCCCGTGATGATCTCGTGGCCCGGGCCCCGTCGATTCGCTACGGTTCAGCCATGACCGCACTGCCCGACTGGATGCGCCCGCCGCGCGAGGAAGGCTGGTTCGCGGAGGACCTGGACCGCCTCCCCGAGGCACCCCGCCACACCGAGCTGATCGACGGAGCCCTCGTCTTCATGGTGTCGCCCCAGCGGTCCTGGCACGGCCGCCTCGTCACTTCCCTCACCACTACGCTCATGGCGACCGCCCCCGCCGGTTTCGAGGTCGAGCGGGAAATGACGATCCGTCTCGATGAGCGCAACCGGCCGGAGCCGGATCTGCTCGTGACGACCGCCGCCTACGATCCGGACCGCACCTGGTACGCACCGGAAGAAGTCCAACTTGTCATCGAGGTCGTCTCGCCGGAGTCCGCCCACCGCGACCGCACAGTGAAGCTTCACAAGTACGCGGACGCCAAGATCCCGCACTACTGGTGCATCGAGGACGAGAACGGCGCCCCAGTCGTCCACGTCTACGAACTCGACGAACCAACCGGCGCCTACGCCCCCGCCGGCATCTTCCGCGGCACCCTGAACCGGCCCGTGCCTTTCGACATCAGCCTGGATCTCGGCAGGCTCATCCCGCGGCGGAGCACATAGGGAACACAGGAGGGGCCCGGCTCGCCAGAGCCCGGCCCCTTCATCCGCTCACACGTTGAAGCGGAACTCCACCACGTCCCCGTCCTGCATCTGGCTTTGTCCTTAGTTCAACTGGAACTTATGACATCGCCTCTTGCACTGGTCTTCGGAGACTGGCAGTGGAGAAGCAGAAGACTTGCCTTGAATTGGCGCTCGAAAGGCTGGCCGAACGTGCCATCAAAGAGAGTACGTACAAGGAATACCTTGGGACTCTCAGGAACCTTGGGCTTGAAGACGTTCCGGCAGAGAAGGCGACTGTTCGCTATCTGACCAACGTTCTCAATCAGGTTCTCTCTCCGGGAACTAAGCGTAAGCACGCAATCAATCTCCGGGCTTGCTTGGGTGTGAAGGTTCCTTGCCCGCGTCCCGCGCAAAAGGTCTATGACCTCCCGAGTCTGGAACAAATCAATGAGGCTTTCGGTAAGAGCCTCTATCGCATGTACGCCTTCACCATGCTCTACGCGGGGGCAAGGATTGGTGAGGCTTGCGTCTCTCAGCCCATCAAAGGAAACGTCATCACCTTTGACCGCCAAAGGCTTCCTGATGGCACTATCGCTTCTCCCAAGACTGCCGGGCCTGTCTTTGTGCCTGAGTGGTTCGCAGAGGAGTACAAGAGCTTTGAGGCAACCAAGAGTCACAACACTGTCTATGTCGGCATGAGGAGAGCCGCTAAGAAGGTGGGACTAGACATCAACCCCCATCAGCTCAGGCACAAGTTCGCTACTGAGCTAGTGGCAGCAGGAGTAAGCCCGAACGTGCTTCAAAAGCAGATGAGGCATCACGACGTAGCCGTATCCCTTCGGTACTACGTCCAGACCACAGAGTCAGACATCAATGAGGGAGTCTCTAAGGCGTTCGGCCAACAACCGGCCTAGGAAGCTCTCAGAGGCTCTAGGAGGTTCCGGGGGTACTCAGAGACCTAGGACGGCTCAGAGGCTCTTAGAAGCCAACACAGAGCCTTAGAGGGGCAACACAGAGGCCCGGTTACCTTGACTGGTAACCGGGCCTCTTGCTTGTCTGGACTACTTGTGAAGCTCGAACCAAACCCACTTGCCAGGAACGAAACCATCTTCACCAATGAAGGTGCAGTGGTCATAGCCCCACTTGTCGGCAAGCAGGTGAACCAGGATTAAGCCCCTGCCGTTTTCTGAGTCGGGACCGGGATTAGAAGCCCAAGGGGCTTCATCGGAGTAGTCCTTTACCTCAATCCTCAGCTTGTCCTCAAAGAGAAGCCACTTAGTCTCTGTGAGGCCAGAAGGAGAGGGAATCCGAATGGCGTTGGTCAACAACTCCATGAAGCACAGAGTTGCGTCTTCCTCGTAGTGGTCGGCATTGACCTTAGCCAGCCACTTACGGAAGACCTTTCGAGAGAGGGGCACACAGGCAGGCTGCTGCGACCAACCCCACTCCTTGACCTCTGCTGCCTCATTGTTCCGTTCCGGGGCCATCGTCACAGGCACCCCCGGCCGTTCTCGATATGCTGCATGGGTCTGCGCTCCTGTCAGCGTGGACGTAGGCCCGGTAGCCGGTTGCGCGGTTGCCGGGCCGCTCCTACAACATCCAACGCCCGTAACGCGCATGGGTGTTGTTGACCTGCGTTGATAGACTGTTGACTGAAACAGTCAACAGCACGGGGGTTGCGGTGAGTGACTTCTCTAAGGCAGTGAAAGCCGAGATTGACTCAAGAGGCATGAGCCTTAGAGCACTCGCTAAAGCCGCTCACTATGACGTTTCCTTTATCTCTCGTGTCTTGAGTGGCAAGCAGAAGCCCTCAATAGACTTGGCTAAGACTCTGGATAGGCTTTGGGGTACCCAGCTTGCCGACAAGCTTAGAGAACCCGCCCGCATTGAACAGCCTTCCCCTAATGACTATGTGCGCAATGCCGTTGCTCACTTCCTTGAGCACGACAATAGGCATGGCGGGGACCATGTGGCTTCTGCGGCTAAGCAGGTATGGAAAGCCGAACAGAAGAAGCTTTCCAGCTATGAGGACAAGAGAAGGCTTGCAGACGTAGCCGAGATTGCAGAGGTAGCCGGTTGGCTTCTCTTTGATGCCAATAGGCAAGAGGAAGCTAGACAAGCCTTCATGGAATCCCGCCACTTGTCAGAGTTGGCAGGCGATAAGGCAATGAACTGGTTCGCCCTAGACATGCTGGCTATGCAAGACGTACAGAACGGCAACCCTGGTGAAGCTCTCCGTATCTCAGAAGAGCTGATGACCAATCCTCGGGTGCCGGGCCGTGTGGCTCTCCTAGGCCGTGTGAGGCACGCTAGGGCTCTTGCCCTCGCTGGGGACCGGACAAGGGCTCTGGACGCCGTAGAGAGGGCTCAGGGGGCTCTACAGGACTCCATCAGCAACCGTGACCCTCAGTGGGCTTGGTGGGTTGATGAGATGGAAGTCATTGGCCATAGAGGAGAAGCGCTTATTTCCTTGGGTGACTACAAGGGAGCGCTACCGCACTTGCAGAGAGCCAATGAGCTAGTCAAGCCCAATGGTCGGGGTGCTCTGTACTACTCGGTTGCTGAGCTAACAGCTTTGGCACAAGTAGGAGCATGGCGGGAAAGCGAAACGACGCTTTCCCGGATTGGTGTCATCCTGGAAAGCGTCGCATCGTCACGCAGTAGGGCTAGGCTCAAAGGTGCTCTAAGAGTCATTGAGCGAGACGCCCCGGATTGGCTCAAGGAACACGCTAGAGAAGCCGTGTCTTTGGGCTAGCCCTTTTCAGGGTTGGTCTTGCCCGTGCTGGTGTAGTACGCCTCAATGACCTTTGCGGCAATCCGGCCCTTGTCGGCAACCTCATGCCCGGCATTCTTTGCCCATGCCCGAATGGCGTTCAGGTCATGGGGAGAAGTGGACTTAGACGCGGTGAACGTCGTCTGAGTGGCAACCGGCTGAGTCTTGCTTTCTCGTGCCTTGCTCACGAACGGCTCAAGAGCCTTCAAGAGCTTGTCTCGGCTTGCCTTGCCCAAGTCGATTTCAAGGGCAGGGTAAGCCCACACCTTTTCAGTGGTGAGCTTGTCTGAGCCGTCCTCATTCTTGAGGGGTTCGCCGTTCTCGTCTGTGGCGACTACCTCTTGTTCCCTCTCCTGCGGAACGGTGAGGCGGAGAGTCTGAATGTCTTCCGTCGTCTTCTCGTCAAGGTCGTCAACGGTCTCAACCTTGAAGTACGCCTTCACCTCTCCCACGTTCGGAATGTTGGTGATGACTTCCTGAACGCCCGGCTTTCCAGCCTGGTCACTGCCTACCGGCTCAGCCTTAGTTGCCATTGGTTGCCCCCTAGTCGTTGGGTTGGAGCCAAGAGAGTAGCAGACACCCTTAGAGAAGGGGCTCAGAAAATGTCTGACGGGCTTATTTAATTAACCCGGCATATCCGGGCCGGCTGAAATTCAATGGCTTTATACAAAAGCCTAGCTAAACAAAGAGAGACTTGACACGGATGTTATGATGGATACATCAAAGAAAAACACCAGAGAAGCCCGCCGGGCGGCCTTCATAAGTAGACATAAAGGCTCTGGCGTGATACACTATAAGTAGTTCGGAAACGTTGGCAGACGTGAGGAGAACCCAAAGACCTTAAGCTTAGACTCTAAGTCTTCATATAACCCCTCGGTTGCTGCCACAACCGGGGGGTTTTTCTTTTGCCTAAAACCCTAAGCAGGTCTGACAGGGCGACCATTGCACGCAATGGAAGCGCGCCGCTAAGAGCTAGCCTAAGGCGCTTAGTGGATACGGCAAGAGGCGGGATTGTTCTCCTAGTAACGAACCTCTTGTGTGTCACCCCGAAATGGCAGGAACGGGGAGGGTCCTTAGCAGGACCGGGACAGGGATTTGAACAGCGACCGCATGGCATGACGGGCGTCCCTGAATGAAGTCAGACCCAATCGACTAACTACCGATTGCCTCCCCCTGTTGAAGTATGCCTAAAAACAAACAAGCTTTTAAAGAATAAGTTAACCGCCCTACGGGCGGAGGGGCTAAAGCCCCTAAGTAAGAATCAAACAACTGATAGCAAAGGGAGAAGGGTCACCATCCTTCCTTGCTAGTAAGTAAGAAGACTAGAGAACACGACCGATAGGGAGTGTGCGCCGCAGGCGACAGAGAAGATTGGAAAGAGAATGAATAAGCAGGAAGCACTAGAGAACTTGAAGGAAAAGGTAGCCGCGTTTCTGGACTGTCTAGAAGAAGACCAGAGAGAGCTAGGCGCGGATTATCTAAAGATGATGGTTAGCAACATCTACGATGAACACGAAGAGTTCATGGCAATCGTGGCGGGTTTGGATAACTAACCACCCAAGAGGACACAAGACAAAGTGTCCTCAAGCTATCCCGAGAAGGGAGACAACAACACATAGGAGTGTAAGAACATGAAGACATTGAGTAAGACAAGCAAGACAGCGTTTGGACTAGTGCTTTTGGTAGCACTGGCCTTGTCCTGGTGGAGCCTTTCCACCCTGGCAATCAGTTATGGAGTACCCGAGTATCTAGCTTGGGGTATCTCACTGGCCTTTGATGGTGCGGCACTAGTAACCGCAGACCTAGCGAGTAAGTACGCGAGAAGTCCCGACAGTGGCGCGGGACCAAGACTGATGACATACGCGCTCATTGCCGTATCAGTCTTCTTGAACGTAAGCCATGCACAGATGCTCGGTTATGGGTTGGCCGGACAAGTCCTCTTTGGTGCCCCACCTGTCATTGCGGGTGTCCTCTTTGAGCTAGGGCTCAAGTGGGAACACCGACAGTCGCTTAGGGAGAGAGGACGTGTCGCAGAGGCTATGCCGGTATTCGGCAAGCTGTCTTGGCTGATGTTCCCAAGGAAGACGCTTAAGGGATTCCGTCTAGTGCTGCTGTCTCGGCTTGAGGACACGGTGTCTCGCTCTGTGCCGACACAGGAGCTGCCGGACGACACAGACCAGGACACCACCTCAGAGCCTCTGAGACAGCCTGAGACAGCCTCTCAGGACCTAAAAGACAAGACGACAGCCAAGAGCCTTGAGAAGACGTTCCCGGAAGTCTCGGGAGACATGAGCATTGCCAAGTTGGTTGCTCTGTTCCATGACTCAGGAGTGACCGACAGAGAAGCCCTGAGAGAGAAGGTCTCAGCCGTCAAGGGCACAGAGATTACTAAGGGCACCATCAATAAGAGTCTTAGCCGTATGAAGTGACAGCACCCGTCCGGAGATTCCGGGCGGGTCTACTTAAAAGGAGAACCGTGGAAACCCTGATTATCTGCCTCATTGCCGTACTCATCGCATACTTTGCCGGTAAGAAGAAGGGTCTAGAACTAGGACGAAAGGAAGGGTCTCAATACATCATTGAGATTAAGAAGAAGTGACAGAGAAGAAGACATGTACCGCTTGCAAGAAGAGCAAGCCAGTAAGAGAGTTCAACAAGAACAAGACAAAAAGCGGCGGGTTGCAAGACAAGTGCAAGAAGTGCGCTAAGGAATATTACGACAGATGGCTTAAGAAGAACCCCGACTATCACGCTGACAGGTACAAGGAACTGTCCTCTACGGAAGAAGGCAAAGAGGTCTACCGTAAAAGGGCTAGAGACTGGTACAGAAAGAACAAGAATAGTTGAATTAGGAAGGGATATCCCTTATACTCAAAGAGTAGAACAACGGTGAGTTCTTCTCCTTGTTTGTTGTACACACTCCTAATGTGGTTGACCCCGGTAGTTATGCCAACTGGCTAGGCTCTTCTCCTTGGCTACCGGGGTCTTCTTATAGGGCCTCATTGATATGACGCACAAGCTAGTTGGAAATGAAGAAAAACGGCGGGTTAGAGAGGAGACAATGACCGGACCAAGAGAATACGAGAGAGAACTACTCCTCTCAGAGATAGACACACTCAAAGAAAGGATACGAAAGGGCGAGAAGCTAGACCCTAAGCAGGTAGCCAGAGAGCTACAAGTAAACAGGGTAAGAGTAACCCGAGTGATTAACACTCTGCTTTGGCTAGAAGACTCTAGAGAAAGCACTGAATAACGTAATACCTGGGTCTCGCGTGTTCGTAAATGGAAAAAATGCAGGAATACACAAAGGAAGCAAAAGAGACATACCTAGAACTAGCTCAGGAACTAGGACACCCTAGGGCAATGCGTGAGCTTGGCTATCCAAAGTCATGGAACACCGCAAACAAGTGGGCAAAGGAATTCGGGGTTGATGTCAGCCTAGATGAACTCAAGAGCCGTGCCGCAGCACATAGAGATTGGTATGGGGATGATGAGCACATGGAGGCTCTACAGGTAGCAATCGATAGAGCTATGGACTTGCTAGACAGAACGGCTGACTTGAACGCAGATGACCTCAAGAAGACTGTAGATGGGCTAACTAAGGCCATTGATAAGCAAAGGGTCATTCAGGGCAAGACAACCAACCGAACGACTACCGAGGAAGCCTCATCCGATGGAGAGGTCTTCTCAGGGCTCTTGAAGGCACTTGAGAGCAACGACCACAACCCCGCCGGACAGAGAGAGCCACAGGCATAGCCAACCCCGGAGAAAGGCGTACAGCCCTTCTTTGTAGCACCATTTGTAGCAGGGTATTTGCCGGCCTCGGGGTATTGGTACAAACCGCAGTACAAAGTCTGTGTCGGCAAGAGCACGTCACAGGTTGACTGCCAACGTCTGACATCAAGCCTCTGACCAGGGGTTTTACAAGGGAAGGAAGAAACCAGGACAACAACCATGAAACTAAATGAATATGTAAGAAGTCTCCCAAAGGAGGTAAAGCAAGACCTAGGTACACGAGAAGGCAGGATTAGGCAGACACGGACTAACCCGCTTCTCTTTGTCCTTTTGTATCTAGACCACCACATCACCAATGATACGGGGGTTATGAGCCTTAGTGAATTCCATTCCTCTCTATGTGAGTACGCAGAGACATGGACTAAGCCAATCACTAAGGAGATGGAGAGTAGAGACGCATTCATTGCCCCAAGGAATGGAGGCAAGAGCACATGGCTATTCACTCTCTTGCCT
Above is a window of Streptomyces griseorubiginosus DNA encoding:
- a CDS encoding Uma2 family endonuclease, encoding MTALPDWMRPPREEGWFAEDLDRLPEAPRHTELIDGALVFMVSPQRSWHGRLVTSLTTTLMATAPAGFEVEREMTIRLDERNRPEPDLLVTTAAYDPDRTWYAPEEVQLVIEVVSPESAHRDRTVKLHKYADAKIPHYWCIEDENGAPVVHVYELDEPTGAYAPAGIFRGTLNRPVPFDISLDLGRLIPRRST
- a CDS encoding Lsr2 dimerization domain-containing protein gives rise to the protein MATKAEPVGSDQAGKPGVQEVITNIPNVGEVKAYFKVETVDDLDEKTTEDIQTLRLTVPQEREQEVVATDENGEPLKNEDGSDKLTTEKVWAYPALEIDLGKASRDKLLKALEPFVSKARESKTQPVATQTTFTASKSTSPHDLNAIRAWAKNAGHEVADKGRIAAKVIEAYYTSTGKTNPEKG
- a CDS encoding DUF2637 domain-containing protein, producing MKTLSKTSKTAFGLVLLVALALSWWSLSTLAISYGVPEYLAWGISLAFDGAALVTADLASKYARSPDSGAGPRLMTYALIAVSVFLNVSHAQMLGYGLAGQVLFGAPPVIAGVLFELGLKWEHRQSLRERGRVAEAMPVFGKLSWLMFPRKTLKGFRLVLLSRLEDTVSRSVPTQELPDDTDQDTTSEPLRQPETASQDLKDKTTAKSLEKTFPEVSGDMSIAKLVALFHDSGVTDREALREKVSAVKGTEITKGTINKSLSRMK
- a CDS encoding tyrosine-type recombinase/integrase, which translates into the protein MEKQKTCLELALERLAERAIKESTYKEYLGTLRNLGLEDVPAEKATVRYLTNVLNQVLSPGTKRKHAINLRACLGVKVPCPRPAQKVYDLPSLEQINEAFGKSLYRMYAFTMLYAGARIGEACVSQPIKGNVITFDRQRLPDGTIASPKTAGPVFVPEWFAEEYKSFEATKSHNTVYVGMRRAAKKVGLDINPHQLRHKFATELVAAGVSPNVLQKQMRHHDVAVSLRYYVQTTESDINEGVSKAFGQQPA
- a CDS encoding ATP-binding protein; this encodes MAPERNNEAAEVKEWGWSQQPACVPLSRKVFRKWLAKVNADHYEEDATLCFMELLTNAIRIPSPSGLTETKWLLFEDKLRIEVKDYSDEAPWASNPGPDSENGRGLILVHLLADKWGYDHCTFIGEDGFVPGKWVWFELHK
- a CDS encoding helix-turn-helix transcriptional regulator; the encoded protein is MTETVNSTGVAVSDFSKAVKAEIDSRGMSLRALAKAAHYDVSFISRVLSGKQKPSIDLAKTLDRLWGTQLADKLREPARIEQPSPNDYVRNAVAHFLEHDNRHGGDHVASAAKQVWKAEQKKLSSYEDKRRLADVAEIAEVAGWLLFDANRQEEARQAFMESRHLSELAGDKAMNWFALDMLAMQDVQNGNPGEALRISEELMTNPRVPGRVALLGRVRHARALALAGDRTRALDAVERAQGALQDSISNRDPQWAWWVDEMEVIGHRGEALISLGDYKGALPHLQRANELVKPNGRGALYYSVAELTALAQVGAWRESETTLSRIGVILESVASSRSRARLKGALRVIERDAPDWLKEHAREAVSLG